From the Toxotes jaculatrix isolate fToxJac2 chromosome 15, fToxJac2.pri, whole genome shotgun sequence genome, one window contains:
- the plcd4b gene encoding 1-phosphatidylinositol 4,5-bisphosphate phosphodiesterase delta-4, producing MDPEGSRVQDDPDIKVMMAGSTLRKVKSRSWKKQRHFRLLEDGMTIWYKSRWAGKGHSTFSVAELEAVREGHQSEVLLSLAEEFPADLCFTLVFHGRQGNLDLVAESPEEAQAWIQGVCKLIHKAQTMDEKERLDQWVWDWFQKADKNKDGKMTFKEVRKLLKMMNVDMNEEHALHLFTMADKSESGSLEIEQFVHFYKILTQRDEVWKVFQEYSGDGEKLMLEELENFLRTEQHEGDESAQHAQELIDLYEPSETAKKQNTMSLDGFQMYLCSQEGSIFKPEHRGLFQDMSQPLSHYFISTSHNTYLLEDQLRGQSSLEAYIQALKRGCRCVEVDSWDGSDGEPVVYHGHTLTSKILFRDIVSTLKEYAFKASDFPVILSLENHCGVEQQTVMAQHLRQILGDTLLTTLLDGQIPEQLPSPQELKGKILLKAKKIGRLEDCLDETLTDEVSDEEEMANGDAESPSAEDPPAGSLNENAKKSKLSRELSDLVVYCKSVHFHGFESAGLHGKCYEMSSFSESKAKRLAKEAGTDFVQYNTRQLSRIYPSGLRTDSSNYNPQDMWNVGCQMVALNFQTAGLEMDLNDGLFRQNSCCGYVLKPDFMREGSSQFSPEKPEERQGYRPLRLSIQVISGQQLPKVNQKEGSIVDPLVRVEIYGVPRDQAKDETSHINNNGFNPVWNETLNFVIHTPELALVRFVVEDHDKASRNDFIGQFTLPFTSIQAGYRHIHLLSKDGTAIPPSSIFVNISISQLT from the exons TCTCAGTGGCTGAGCTGGAGGCAGTGCGTGAGGGCCACCAGTCGGAAGTCCTGCTGAGCCTCGCCGAGGAGTTCCCCGCTGACCTCTGCTTCACCTTGGTGTTTCATGGTCGCCAAGGCAACCTGGACCTTGTGGCGGAGTCCCCAGAGGAGGCCCAGGCTTGGATCCAGGGAGTGTGCAAGTTAATTCACAAGGCCCAAACGATGGATGAGAAGGAGAGGCTAGACCA ATGGGTCTGGGACTGGTTTCAGaaagctgacaaaaacaaagatgggaAGATGACTTTTAAAGAAGTGCGGAAACTGCTGAAGATGATGAACGTGGACATGAATGAAGAACATGCCCTCCATCTCTTTACG ATGGCCGATAAATCAGAGAGTGGCTCTTTGGAAATCGAGCAGTTCGTCCACTTCTATAAGATACTGACTCAGAGGGATGAAGTATGGAAGGTGTTCCAGGAATATTCTGGAGATGGGGAAAAGTTAAtgttggaggagctggagaactTCCTGAGGACGGAGCAGCATGAAGGGGATGAGAGTGCCCAGCACGCCCAGGAGCTGATTGATCTCTATGAACCATCTGAGACAG ccaagaaacaaaacaccatGTCACTAGATGGCTTCCAGATGTACCTGTGCTCCCAGGAGGGCTCCATATTTAAACCTGAGCATCGGGGTCTCTTCCAGGACATGAGCCAGCCGCTCAGCCACTACTTCATCTCCACCTCACACAACACCTACCTCCTGGAGGACCAGCTCCGAGGACAGAGCAGCTTAGAGGCCTACATCCA agCTCTGAAAAGAGGCTGTCGCTGTGTAGAGGTGGACTCCTGGGACGGCAGCGATGGAGAGCCCGTTGTGTATCACGGTCACACTTTGACGTCTAAGATTCTCTTTAGAGACATCGTTTCAACACTCAAAGAATATGCCTTCAAG GCATCAGACTTCCCAGTCATCCTGTCTCTTGAGAATCACTGTGGTGTAGAGCAGCAGACGGTCATGGCTCAGCACCTCCGCCAAATCCTGGGTGACACATTACTGACCACCCTGCTGGACGGACAGATCCCTGAACAGCTTCCTTCTCCACAG GAACTGAAGGGGAAAATTTTGCTGAAGGCCAAGAAGATCGGTCGTCTAGAAGACTGTCTCGATGAAACCCTGACagatgaagttagtgatgaggaAGAGATGGCAAACGGTGATGCGGAAAGCCCGTCTGCAGAAGACCCACCTGCTGGGAGTCTGAACGAGAATGCAAAG aaATCCAAATTGTCACGGGAGCTGTCAGACTTGGTGGTTTACTGCAAGAGCGTGCACTTCCATGGCTTTGAATCTGCTGGTTTACATGGCAAATGCTACGAGATGTCCTCGTTCTCTGAATCCAAGGCCAAGAGGCTAGCAAAGGAAGCAG GGACCGATTTTGTGCAGTACAACACAAGGCAGCTGAGCAGGATTTACCCCAGTGGCCTCAGGACAGATTCTTCCAACTACAACCCACAGGACATGTGGAATGTGGGCTGCCAAATGG TGGCTCTGAACTTTCAGACTGCTGGTCTGGAAATGGATCTGAACGATGGGCTGTTTAGgcagaacagctgctgtggctACGTCCTCAAACCTGACTTCATGAGAGAGGGCAGCTCTCAGTTCAGTCCAGAGAAACCTGAGGAGCGGCAAGGCTACAGGCCACTGCGCTTATCCATACAG GTGATCAGCGGGCAGCAGCTACCAAAGGTGAATCAGAAGGAAGGCTCAATTGTAGACCCGCTGGTCAGAGTGGAGATCTATGGAGTGCCACGGGACCAGGCCAAGGATGAGACCAGTCACATCAACAACAATG GTTTTAACCCAGTGTGGAACGAAACTCTAAATTTCGTCATCCACACCCCTGAGCTGGCCCTGGTTCGCTTTGTTGTGGAGGATCATGACAAGGCTTCCAGGAATGACTTCATAGGACAGTTCACTCTTCCGTTTACCAGCATCCAAGCAG gATATCGTCACATACATCTGCTCTCAAAAGATGGAACAGctatccctccctcctccatctttgTCAACATCAGCATTTCACAGCTCACATGA